A stretch of the Uranotaenia lowii strain MFRU-FL chromosome 3, ASM2978415v1, whole genome shotgun sequence genome encodes the following:
- the LOC129750994 gene encoding kinetochore protein NDC80 homolog isoform X1: MSNAKRSTMPRRTEEFDFSAPPSSMKKPPAQRLSRIAQPIRKISKTSFGHGLSENQRSTSTDRLNSLTPSKAAHQTPVTAARKTGMATRRTTASNVTPASRTPLRNCENAPVPATVEKNKAPVENREWMAAQTERICDYLGTITDLPQEFVERRNLKAMTINQFLMIMKHLFRQIGGSRYKINNIDDIMKTMVELEYPYTVNKSMLKTPNVPHSFGHIIVLLGWLVQLVPAQQQLPPLKRDTALLEGIASIEYQEFFLEQVQEGFELWNAKKEDEFEALIDELTDKLVVARTNGLNQAEVRKRTAELERDLQDIVDRTVREGREQSMDGLVKLIHEQQQKKKKLQDEIKTLQKQVNKVEEEYFVKQENYYAREKKLDELKQEIKSQQLAAFERDELIAKLSANKNMLTAKKLAVSTLEHASFDHQIAISRAIQQKTSMFSELNTKLHNFSNHLKPFIDFEPPTIDLKTENYLELQHQLTETKAKVYDILDQQSSMYKSMNEGKSQLEHQLSDLATKHATIERALEETTTRHEQLVKLRDTILGQLSEVNVEISQATHRKDTEQVEIDRSIAELSEQLDRNVKAIEQLTIQKQKLMHEKLEECQAVLQKKKDSQQALIEKVRQIEAVVAGVERELGRE; encoded by the exons ATGTCTAACGCCAAGCGATCAACGATGCCGCGGCGCAccgaagaatttgatttttctgcCCCACCATCATCGATGAAAAAGCCCCCGGCTCAACG ATTGAGTCGCATCGCCCAGCCGATtcgaaaaatatctaaaaccAGTTTCGGTCACGGTTTGAGCGAAAATCAGAGATCCACGTCGACGGATCGGCTAAACTCGCTTACACCTTCCAAGGCTGCTCACCAGACTCCTGTAACAGCGGCTCGGAAAACGGGTATGGCCACACGGCGTACCACGGCTTCAAATGTCACACCGGCATCCCGTACACCGCTGAGAAATTGCGAAAATGCCCCGGTTCCAGCAACCGTGGAGAAAAACAAGGCCCCGGTGGAGAACCGAGAATGGATGGCTGCCCAGACGGAACGCATTTGTGACTACTTGGGGACGATAACGGATTTGCCTCAGGAATTTGTCGAACGACGTAACCTGAAGGCCATGACCATCAATCAGTTTTTGATGATCATGAAACATCTGTTCCGACAAATTGGGGGTAGCCGGTATAAGATCAACAACATCGATGACATTATGAAGACGATGGTCGAGCTGGAGTATCCCTACACTGTCAATAAGTCGATGCTGAAGACCCCGAATGTGCCACACTCTTTTGGTCACATTATCGTACTACTCGGATGGTTGGTTCAGTTGGTCCCAGCACAGCAACAG CTCCCTCCCCTAAAGCGGGACACAGCTTTGCTGGAAGGCATCGCCTCTATCGAGTACCAGGAATTCTTTCTCGAACAAGTGCAGGAAGGCTTCGAGCTGTGGAACGCAAAGAAAGAGGACGAATTTGAGGCGCTCATCGATGAACTGACCGACAAGCTGGTGGTTGCCCGAACAAACGGCCTAAATCAGGCAGAAGTTCGAAAACGAACAGCCGAGTTGGAACGGGATTTGCAAGATATCGTCGACCGCACGGTTCGTGAAGGACGAGAACAAAGTATGGACGGATTGGTGAAACTCATTCATGAACAgcaacagaagaagaaaaaacttcaGGACGAAATAAAAACCCTGCAAAAACAGGTCAACAAAGTAGAAGAGGAGTATTTCGTTAAACAGGAAAATTACTACGCGCGAGAAAAGAAATTGGACGAGTTAAAGCAGGAAATAAAATCGCAACAGTTGGCTGCTTTTGAACGAGATGAGCTAATCGCAAAACTTTCCGCAAACAAAAATATGTTGACCGCCAAAAAGTTGGCTGTCAGCACTCTGGAACATGCTTCCTTCGACCACCAAATTGCAATCTCAAGAGCCATTCAGCAGAAAACATCGATGTTTTCGGAACTAAACACCAAATTACATAATTTTTCCAATCACTTAAAACCTTTTATCGATTTCGAACCCCCAACAATCGATTTGAAGACGGAAAACTACCTAGAATTGCAACACCAGCTAACAGAAACCAAAGCGAAGGTTTATGACATTCTTGATCAACAATCTAGTATGTACAAGTCTATGAACGAAGGAAAATCACAGCTTGAACATCAGTTGTCTGATCTGGCCACGAAACATGCCACCATAGAAAGAGCACTGGAGGAAACCACAACCAGACACGAACAACTGGTAAAACTTCGGGATACAATCCTAGGTCAACTCAGCGAAGTGAACGTTGAAATCAGTCAGGCAACGCACCGAAAGGACACCGAACAGGTCGAAATAGATCGCAGCATAGCGGAACTAAGCGAGCAGCTAGATCGAAACGTGAAAGCCATCGAACAGCTCACGATCCAGAAGCAAAAGTTGATGCACGAAAAGCTGGAAGAGTGCCAGGCGGTGCTGCAAAAGAAAAAGGACTCGCAACAGGCCCTAATCGAAAAGGTGAGACAAATAGAGGCCGTCGTGGCTGGCGTTGAACGGGAGCTGGGACGGGAATGA
- the LOC129750994 gene encoding kinetochore protein NDC80 homolog isoform X2 produces MATRRTTASNVTPASRTPLRNCENAPVPATVEKNKAPVENREWMAAQTERICDYLGTITDLPQEFVERRNLKAMTINQFLMIMKHLFRQIGGSRYKINNIDDIMKTMVELEYPYTVNKSMLKTPNVPHSFGHIIVLLGWLVQLVPAQQQLPPLKRDTALLEGIASIEYQEFFLEQVQEGFELWNAKKEDEFEALIDELTDKLVVARTNGLNQAEVRKRTAELERDLQDIVDRTVREGREQSMDGLVKLIHEQQQKKKKLQDEIKTLQKQVNKVEEEYFVKQENYYAREKKLDELKQEIKSQQLAAFERDELIAKLSANKNMLTAKKLAVSTLEHASFDHQIAISRAIQQKTSMFSELNTKLHNFSNHLKPFIDFEPPTIDLKTENYLELQHQLTETKAKVYDILDQQSSMYKSMNEGKSQLEHQLSDLATKHATIERALEETTTRHEQLVKLRDTILGQLSEVNVEISQATHRKDTEQVEIDRSIAELSEQLDRNVKAIEQLTIQKQKLMHEKLEECQAVLQKKKDSQQALIEKVRQIEAVVAGVERELGRE; encoded by the exons ATGGCCACACGGCGTACCACGGCTTCAAATGTCACACCGGCATCCCGTACACCGCTGAGAAATTGCGAAAATGCCCCGGTTCCAGCAACCGTGGAGAAAAACAAGGCCCCGGTGGAGAACCGAGAATGGATGGCTGCCCAGACGGAACGCATTTGTGACTACTTGGGGACGATAACGGATTTGCCTCAGGAATTTGTCGAACGACGTAACCTGAAGGCCATGACCATCAATCAGTTTTTGATGATCATGAAACATCTGTTCCGACAAATTGGGGGTAGCCGGTATAAGATCAACAACATCGATGACATTATGAAGACGATGGTCGAGCTGGAGTATCCCTACACTGTCAATAAGTCGATGCTGAAGACCCCGAATGTGCCACACTCTTTTGGTCACATTATCGTACTACTCGGATGGTTGGTTCAGTTGGTCCCAGCACAGCAACAG CTCCCTCCCCTAAAGCGGGACACAGCTTTGCTGGAAGGCATCGCCTCTATCGAGTACCAGGAATTCTTTCTCGAACAAGTGCAGGAAGGCTTCGAGCTGTGGAACGCAAAGAAAGAGGACGAATTTGAGGCGCTCATCGATGAACTGACCGACAAGCTGGTGGTTGCCCGAACAAACGGCCTAAATCAGGCAGAAGTTCGAAAACGAACAGCCGAGTTGGAACGGGATTTGCAAGATATCGTCGACCGCACGGTTCGTGAAGGACGAGAACAAAGTATGGACGGATTGGTGAAACTCATTCATGAACAgcaacagaagaagaaaaaacttcaGGACGAAATAAAAACCCTGCAAAAACAGGTCAACAAAGTAGAAGAGGAGTATTTCGTTAAACAGGAAAATTACTACGCGCGAGAAAAGAAATTGGACGAGTTAAAGCAGGAAATAAAATCGCAACAGTTGGCTGCTTTTGAACGAGATGAGCTAATCGCAAAACTTTCCGCAAACAAAAATATGTTGACCGCCAAAAAGTTGGCTGTCAGCACTCTGGAACATGCTTCCTTCGACCACCAAATTGCAATCTCAAGAGCCATTCAGCAGAAAACATCGATGTTTTCGGAACTAAACACCAAATTACATAATTTTTCCAATCACTTAAAACCTTTTATCGATTTCGAACCCCCAACAATCGATTTGAAGACGGAAAACTACCTAGAATTGCAACACCAGCTAACAGAAACCAAAGCGAAGGTTTATGACATTCTTGATCAACAATCTAGTATGTACAAGTCTATGAACGAAGGAAAATCACAGCTTGAACATCAGTTGTCTGATCTGGCCACGAAACATGCCACCATAGAAAGAGCACTGGAGGAAACCACAACCAGACACGAACAACTGGTAAAACTTCGGGATACAATCCTAGGTCAACTCAGCGAAGTGAACGTTGAAATCAGTCAGGCAACGCACCGAAAGGACACCGAACAGGTCGAAATAGATCGCAGCATAGCGGAACTAAGCGAGCAGCTAGATCGAAACGTGAAAGCCATCGAACAGCTCACGATCCAGAAGCAAAAGTTGATGCACGAAAAGCTGGAAGAGTGCCAGGCGGTGCTGCAAAAGAAAAAGGACTCGCAACAGGCCCTAATCGAAAAGGTGAGACAAATAGAGGCCGTCGTGGCTGGCGTTGAACGGGAGCTGGGACGGGAATGA
- the LOC129755380 gene encoding three-prime repair exonuclease 1: MATSIGSYVFFDLETTDLPGLKTPKITEISLIACSKQHLLETRQGDLPRVLHKQTLCLNPQRIIHPRASEQTGLYNDLLEHESKFDDKTAKLILLFLERLRGPCCLVAHNGNRFDFLILKREFESLNIKLPEETYCIDSLQLFQELEKFRENQTKSIQQNEHNELIDLEVTALTAMEELEGTDGTLTQMQKINETTPQRCTKLSENYKRALRSYLDVTPSQECTTASDNNRASPPRSKRQLFPDEGENSKDKPQPKTQETPATNKPVRKRFRLCDVYERYYGTPPKISHYAEADVKALLKCAIADAKAFVHYSEQNCVRLCDVTGKI; the protein is encoded by the exons ATGGCCACATCCATCGGTTCGTATGTGTTTTTCGATTTGGAAACCACCGACCTACCGGGACTGAAGACTCCCAAAATAACGGAAATCTCACTGATTGCCTGCTCCAAGCAACATTTGCTAGAAACGAGACAAGGTGACCTGCCAAGGGTGCTGCACAAACAAACACTATGCCTGAACCCGCAACGTATCATCCACCCGAGGGCATCGGAACAAACTG gattgTACAACGATCTCTTGGAgcatgaatctaaatttgacGATAAAACAG CTAAACTTATTCTGTTGTTTTTGGAACGTCTGCGTGGTCCCTGCTGCCTTGTTGCTCACAACGGCAATcgttttgattttcttattcTCAAAAGAGAATTCGAGAGTTTAAATATTAAGCTTCCGGAAGAAACGTATTGCATAGATTCGCTGCAGCTTTTTCAGGAACTGGAAAAGTTCCGAGAGAATCAGACTAAGAGCATCCAACAAAATGAGCACAACGAGTTGATTGATCTAGAAGTAACGGCCTTAACGGCAATGGAAGAGCTCGAAGGAACCGATGGCACTCTCACACAGATGCAGAAAATCAATGAAACCACTCCTCAAAGATGCACAAAACTGAGCGAAAACTATAAACGAGCCCTACGATCTTACCTGGATGTAACTCCTTCACAAGAATGCACAACTGCTAGCGACAACAATCGGGCAAGTCCCCCCCGATCCAAACGACAGCTGTTCCCGGATGAAGGGGAAAACTCAAAGGATAAACCGCAGCCTAAAACCCAGGAGACCCCAGCGACCAACAAACCAGTACGGAAAAGGTTCCGTTTGTGTGACGTCTACGAAAGATATTACGGAACACCGCCCAAAATATCCCATTACGCCGAGGCAGACGTTAAAGCCCTGCTAAAGTGTGCCATTGCGGATGCTAAAGCATTCGTACACTATTCGGAACAAAATTGCGTTAGACTTTGCGATGTTACTGGAAAGATATGA
- the LOC129750993 gene encoding nuclear valosin-containing protein-like, translating into MLQKKPNAGLYDPMIIPRVKQYLEENVHQTYVDVGVMARQLQERYREYNRRKTVPFRLLVEQAYKTVLHSYGLDSNPSSENEDDANSDLEVMDDAGTAAGGGANSNHMNDTLTNMYLNNKNKPAAAAASGGGGDGEAIDISSDEDDDGGDSRDKEKAVSTTSTGERMKMIETQIASNKHITVTKITRPDKARSGDEAVDSSNGSTNGSAARRAAEQLAPIQSKRRRVDPPPHGLQSYPHLPQNSEVSNSSNPLLPYPTPAPHPAPRSTAPNLARSRRFKKEVFARYVDTTFEDLGGMDKILRDLCDLLLHVKHPEVYRHVGLPPPRGFLLHGPPGSGKTLLAHAIAGQLKIGLIEIPATELVAGVSGESEERIREVFEQAAILSPCVLFIDEIDAISANRINAQKDMERRIVAQLLSSLDGLTKLEGGDGVLVIGATNRPDALDPALRRIGRFDQEISLGIPDREARGQILKIICKNLKIADAIDFDELAKLTPGYVGADLLALATRAATIAIKRLLTEREKQQLLAEARRQVELEVARRRKEYERKIAAAAAAAAQRTATAAAAQKVDDDDDVAIMDVDEAPKPTGGAATADKPKENNAADASADDVVALEDDVEEVVNLDDDKDEIKEADAAKPQEADAVQPKEAEAVKPMETDAEVPKAETAKTEETVDGSEKKEGETEEVKLADEEQKPEETKEAVAEPEKKPEQSKLEESDVEMVVDSSTSGDKVDGEPTEVATSEVEKPIDSNEATKTCEDVSETAEPVEIIEQEPEPSFEIGPIPVPELTLNRMLNLLLDHSNPLGDEEMDGICINREDFLESLKSVQPSAKREGFITVPDVTWNDIGSLGDIREELKLAILAPVKFPQRLKLLGLNAPSGVLLCGPPGCGKTLLAKAVANEAGINFISVKGPELLNMYVGESERAVRQCFQRARNSAPCVIFFDEFDSLCPKRSDSAEGGSGMRVVNQLLTEMDGIEDRKGVFLMAATNRPDIVDPAVLRPGRLDKILYVGLPAEVDRVDILRALTKNGTQPPLAQDVDLSTIARLTEGYTGADLAGLVRQASLQTLKDSIATSSGDDKTTDVDSGEPQLLVGLVHFQEAIRNIKPSVNEEDKKHYERLRRKYGTPTEQ; encoded by the exons ATGCTGCAAAAGAAACCGAATGCCGGATTGTACGATCCGATGATTATTCCCCGGGTCAAACAG TACCTGGAAGAAAATGTGCACCAAACGTATGTGGATGTTGGCGTGATGGCCAGGCAGCTGCAGGAACGCTACCGGGAGTACAACCGACGCAAGACGGTTCCCTTCCGGCTGTTGGTCGAGCAGGCCTACAAAACGGTGCTGCACAGCTACGGCTTGGATAGTAATCCATCGAGCGAGAACGAAGACGATGCCAACTCGGATCTGGAAGTGATGGACGATGCCGGAACTGCTGCCGGAGGTGGGGCCAACTCCAACCACATGAATGATACTTTGACGAACATGTATCTGAACAATAAGAACAAACcggcggcagcagcagcaagtgGTGGTGGTGGCGATGGCGAGGCCATCGATATCAGCAGCGATGAAGATGACGACGGAGGCGACTCCCGAGACAAGGAAAAGGCTGTGTCCACCACAAGCACAGGCGAGCGGAtgaaaatgatagaaa CTCAAATAGCTTCTAACAAGCACATAACGGTGACGAAGATAACTCGTCCAGACAAGGCAAGATCCGGAGACGAGGCCGTCGATTCCAGCAATGGCAGCACCAATGGATCGGCTGCTCGTCGTGCTGCGGAACAATTGGCACCGATCCAATCGAAACGTCGCCGTGTGGATCCTCCTCCTCATGGGCTACAATCGTACCCACATCTGCCGCAAAATTCTGAAGTTAGCAACAGTTCCAATCCTCTGCTGCCGTATCCGACACCGGCACCTCACCCTGCCCCCCGATCAACGGCTCCGAATTTGGCCAGATCCAGACGCTTCAAGAAGGAGGTATTTGCTCGCTATGTCGACACTACGTTCGAAGATCTTGGTGGAATGGACAAAATCTTGCGCGATCTGTGCGACTTATTGCTCCACGTGAAACATCCGGAAGTGTACCGACACGTTGGATTGCCACCACCACGTGGTTTTTTGCTACATGGACCTCCAGGGtccggaaaaacgcttcttgcACACGCCATTGCCGGG CAACTCAAAATCGGTTTGATCGAAATTCCGGCCACGGAATTGGTGGCTGGAGTTTCCGGTGAATCAGAGGAACGCATTCGGGAGGTTTTCGAACAGGCAGCGATCTTGTCGCCGTGTGTGCTCTTTATCGATGAAATCGATGCCATCTCGGCCAACCGGATCAACGCCCAGAAGGACATGGAACGTCGCATTGTGGCCCAGCTGCTGAGCAGCCTGGACGGGCTAACGAAGCTTGAAGGTGGCGATGGGGTGCTGGTCATCGGTGCCACCAATCGACCGGATGCTCTGGATCCCGCTTTGCGTCGAATTGGTCGCTTCGATCAGGAAATTTCTTTGGGCATTCCGGATAGAGAAGCACGGGGACAGATACTGAAGATCATATGCAAGAATCTGAAAATCGCGGATGCCATCGATTTTGACGAGCTGGCCAAACTGACGCCGGGTTACGTGGGAGCAGATTTGCTGGCGCTGGCCACCCGTGCGGCTACAATTGCTATCAAAAG ACTCCTAACGGAACGTGAAAAACAGCAGCTTTTGGCGGAAGCTCGTCGTCAGGTCGAGCTGGAGGTTGCACGCCGAAGAAAGGAATATGAGCGTAAAATTGCCGctgccgctgctgctgctgcccaGCGAACGGCGACCGCTGCCGCTGCTCAGAAGGTTGATGACGACGATGATGTTGCCATCATGGACGTGGACGAAGCACCAAAACCAACTGGTGGAGCTGCCACAGCGGACAAGCCAAAGGAAAACAACGCTGCGGATGCTTCGGCTGACGATGTGGTAGCACTTGAGGATGATGTCGAAGAAGTTGTCAACCTGGACGACGATAAAGACGAGATCAAGGAAGCAGATGCTGCTAAACCTCAGGAGGCGGACGCCGTTCAACCTAAGGAGGCGGAAGCTGTTAAACCTATGGAAACGGATGCTGAGGTGCCCAAGGCAGAGACGGCCAAGACCGAAGAAACAGTTGATGGAAGTGAGAAAAAAGAAGGGGAAACAGAGGAGGTTAAGCTGGCTGATGAAGAACAGAAACCAGAGGAAACTAAGGAAGCTGTAGCCGAACCTGAGAAGAAACCGGAACAAAGCAAGTTGGAGGAAAGTGATGTAGAAATGGTTGTCGATAGTAGCACTTCTGGAGATAAGGTGGATGGAGAACCTACAGAAGTAGCAACGTCGGAGGTCGAGAAACCAATCGATAGCAATGAAGCAACTAAAACGTGCGAGGATGTATCTGAAACTGCCGAACCAGTGGAAATTATCGAACAAGAACCGGAACCGAGTTTTGAAATCGGTCCGATTCCGGTACCGGAGTTGACATTGAACAGAATGCTGAACCTTCTTCTAGATCATTCCAATCCTTTGGGCGATGAAGAGATGGATGGTATCTGCATTAACAGAGAAGATTTCCTGGAATCCCTTAAATCTGTTCAACCTTCTGCCAAACGCGAAGGTTTCATCACCGTCCCGGACGTTACTTGGAACGACATTGGTTCGCTTGGAGATATCCGGGAAGAGTTGAAGCTTGCTATTCTTGCCCCCGTAAAATTCCCACAACGTTTGAAGCTGCTCGGTCTAAACGCTCCATCTGGTGTTTTATTGTGTGGCCCTCCCGGATGCGGTAAAACTCTTTTGGCTAAGGCCGTTGCCAACGAAGCcggaatcaattttatttccgtTAAAGGGCCGGAACTGTTGAACATG TATGTTGGTGAATCTGAACGTGCAGTACGGCAATGTTTCCAGCGAGCTCGCAATTCGGCTCCCTGCGTTATATTCTTCGATGAGTTTGATTCTTTGTGCCCGAAGCGTTCGGATAGCGCCGAAGGTGGATCGGGCATGCGAGTGGTCAATCAGCTGCTCACAGAAATGGACGGAATCGAAGATCGCAAGGGTGTATTCCTAATGGCCGCTACGAATCGACCCGATATTGTTGACCCTGCTGTGCTGCGTCCTGGTCGTTTGGATAAGATTCTTTATGTTGGTTTGCCTGCCGAAGTCGATCGGGTTGATATTCTGAGAGCTCTCACAAAGAACGGCACTCAACCTCCGCTGGCTCAAGACGTCGATCTAAGTACCATTGCACGGCTAACTGAAGGCTACACCGGTGCAGATTTAGCTGGTCTTGTTCGACAAGCGTCCCTGCAAACTCTCAAAGACTCCATCGCAACTAGCAGTGGAGATGATAAGACCACCGACGTCGATTCAGGGGAACCCCAACTGCTAGTGGGTCTGGTACATTTCCAAGAGGCGATACGAAACATCAAACCATCCGTTAATGAAGAG gaTAAAAAACATTACGAAAGGTTGCGGCGAAAGTACGGCACACCCACGGAACAGTAG
- the LOC129754837 gene encoding protein lifeguard 1-like — MTEVPYQNMSDPGSASGAAKNLTVHLDPESQVEIRGMDFSEQSIRRGFIRKVYLILSVQLAITMAFISLFVYHEPAKLWTLQNTWVVTVAFITMFAVLIVMACCGEIRRKTPHNFIFLGLFTVAQGLMLGIVTIRYEANEVLTAVGITCAICFALTIFSLQTKWDFTMMGGFLFVGLLVVFIFGFVVMLFPNSAARTAYSACGALLFSLYLVYDTQIMMGGTHKYSISPEEYIFAALNLYLDIINIFLFILRR, encoded by the exons ATGACTGAAGTTCCGTACCAAAACATGTCGGATCCCGGCTCGGCATCGGGAGCGGCAAAAAATCTAACCGTTCACTTGGACCCGGAAAGCCAGGTTGAAATTCGGGGAATGGATTTTTCCGAACAATCCATCCGAAGAGGCTTCATCAGAAAGGTCTACTTGATTCTGTCG GTTCAACTTGCCATAACGATGGCTTTCATTTCGTTGTTCGTTTACCATGAGCCAGCAAAGCTGTGGACACTCCAAAATACGTGGGTTGTGACTGTGGCATTTATAACCATGTTCGCGGTTCTGATCGTAATGGCTTGTTGTGGAGAGATAAGACGCAAAACGCCTCACAATTTCATCTTCCTCGGATTATTCACGGTTGCCCAGGGACTGATGCTCGGAATAGTGACCATCAGATACGAAGCTAATGAA GTTCTCACAGCAGTCGGAATTACGTGCGCCATCTGCTTTGCCCTCACGATTTTCTCGCTGCAAACCAAATGGGACTTTACCATGATGGGTGGTTTCCTGTTTGTTGGTTTGCTCGTTGTTTTCATTTTCGGCTTTGTCGTGATGCTGTTCCCGAACAGTGCAGCCCGCACCGCTTATTCAGCCTGTGGTGCTCTGCTGTTTTCGCTGTACTTGGTCTACGACACCCAGATCATGATGGGTGGAACCCACAAGTATTCGATCAGCCCGGAGGAGTACATCTTTGCAGCCCTCAACCTGTATCTGGATATCATCAACATTTTCCTCTTCATTCTACGAAGATAA